Proteins encoded in a region of the Corynebacterium genitalium ATCC 33030 genome:
- a CDS encoding acyltransferase family protein produces the protein MTTTVSTQKPREQGQAPLPRLTYRNDLDGLRGFAIALVVVFHVFVGRVSGGVDVFLLLSGYFFMGAQLRYAVRPNPSLNPWWPLWRTARRLLPALAVVLSATYLGIKYLTPELLSLELTQQFTASVLYYQNYELAAQDAAYAAAGSETSPLQHLWSMSVQGQFYLFAIAAGIIVALLATRAHIGVKRLRRGAIVVLSLVTIASFAYASRHGLVGTPENYYAFPSRLWELSFGALLAMIPFADVIPARLRSFAAGLGLVMITITGFVISTSLAFPGPAALLPLLGAALVVVAGPDHAVARVLASSPMKWLGKVAYSLYLWHWPLLILFTVRSERDTPSIALGILVIGLSLALAHLTYSLVEDPLRQHAKRPKTTDKPVQRAKASLTTLPGRLRAAGGAVIALLLAGLLAIQPVFARQVDNAEGVLDAATYPGVMARFGADVPEAQAEPDPTLIADMFPPTVDDGCLIWMDQPADIMPGEHCVYGDTEADTTVVLFGGSHSEPWVIPLDILGREHGFKVVPYMRQECPLVLDDLDTVSEVCAEWSQQAFQKIIDLDPDLAVSTSTRPAGRAGEGSVGPDLVPAAYAHVWDTLRLNDIPFLGIRDNPWVFSREGEHMDPNECLVAGNSMEACSTVRETVYGYEDPGEAFLFPENQQWSLDTSDWFCDDTLCPPIIGNLYVYRDQNHISNAYARTTTPLVWEKLREIFDALEIPHNGGTDATDATDATDATDATEATGESSPTTPPAPENADPATDDGDPTGEAHPNGPYAPADPNNPALGEPGKLIFN, from the coding sequence ATGACTACCACGGTAAGCACACAGAAGCCACGCGAGCAGGGGCAAGCCCCCTTGCCTAGGCTGACGTACCGCAACGACCTTGACGGCCTGCGCGGGTTTGCCATCGCCTTAGTCGTAGTCTTCCACGTCTTCGTCGGGCGCGTTTCCGGTGGTGTGGATGTCTTCCTGCTGCTGTCCGGTTATTTCTTCATGGGTGCGCAGCTGCGCTATGCAGTCCGCCCGAACCCGTCGCTCAACCCATGGTGGCCGTTATGGCGCACCGCACGGCGTCTTCTGCCAGCGCTGGCGGTGGTGCTATCCGCGACCTACCTGGGGATCAAGTATCTCACGCCGGAGTTGCTCAGCCTAGAGCTGACTCAGCAGTTCACCGCGTCCGTGTTGTACTACCAGAACTACGAGCTCGCTGCGCAAGACGCCGCCTATGCCGCCGCGGGTTCGGAGACATCCCCGCTGCAGCACCTGTGGTCTATGAGTGTGCAGGGGCAGTTCTACCTCTTCGCCATCGCGGCCGGCATCATCGTGGCGCTGTTGGCTACCCGCGCACATATCGGTGTTAAGCGACTGCGCCGCGGCGCCATTGTCGTGCTCTCACTGGTCACTATCGCGTCCTTTGCCTACGCGTCGCGGCACGGGCTCGTCGGCACGCCGGAGAACTACTACGCCTTCCCCTCCCGCCTGTGGGAGCTGAGCTTCGGTGCACTGCTGGCCATGATTCCCTTCGCCGACGTCATCCCGGCACGGCTCCGCTCGTTCGCAGCGGGTCTCGGCCTAGTGATGATCACGATCACCGGCTTTGTCATCTCCACCTCGCTGGCATTCCCCGGCCCCGCCGCACTGCTCCCGCTGCTGGGTGCAGCTCTGGTCGTCGTCGCTGGGCCGGATCACGCTGTCGCCCGCGTACTGGCGTCCTCCCCGATGAAGTGGTTGGGCAAGGTGGCCTACTCCCTCTACTTGTGGCACTGGCCGCTGCTCATTCTGTTCACGGTGAGATCGGAACGCGACACGCCGTCGATCGCTTTGGGCATCCTCGTCATCGGCCTGTCGCTCGCGCTCGCGCACCTGACCTACAGCTTGGTCGAAGACCCGTTGCGCCAGCACGCCAAGCGCCCTAAGACGACGGACAAGCCCGTTCAACGCGCCAAAGCAAGCTTGACGACGCTTCCTGGCCGCCTCCGCGCCGCCGGCGGCGCCGTCATCGCTCTACTGTTGGCAGGTCTGCTGGCGATTCAGCCGGTCTTTGCCCGCCAAGTGGACAACGCCGAAGGCGTCCTGGACGCGGCCACCTACCCGGGCGTGATGGCGCGTTTCGGCGCCGATGTACCGGAGGCCCAAGCAGAACCGGACCCCACCTTGATCGCTGACATGTTCCCGCCGACCGTTGATGACGGCTGCTTGATCTGGATGGACCAGCCAGCCGACATAATGCCTGGCGAGCATTGCGTTTACGGCGACACCGAAGCCGACACCACCGTGGTTCTTTTCGGCGGCTCCCACTCGGAGCCCTGGGTCATCCCCCTGGACATCCTCGGCCGCGAACACGGGTTCAAGGTCGTACCGTACATGCGTCAGGAGTGCCCGCTAGTCCTCGATGATCTGGACACTGTGTCTGAAGTGTGTGCCGAGTGGTCCCAGCAAGCCTTCCAAAAGATCATCGACCTCGACCCGGACCTGGCGGTGTCCACCTCGACCCGGCCGGCCGGCCGCGCCGGCGAAGGCAGTGTCGGCCCTGACCTCGTTCCAGCCGCCTACGCACACGTGTGGGACACTCTCCGCCTGAACGACATCCCCTTCCTGGGCATTCGCGACAACCCGTGGGTATTCAGCCGTGAGGGCGAGCACATGGACCCCAACGAGTGCCTCGTTGCCGGCAACTCCATGGAAGCCTGCTCGACCGTCCGCGAAACCGTCTACGGATACGAAGACCCGGGCGAGGCGTTCCTCTTCCCTGAGAACCAGCAGTGGTCCCTGGATACGTCCGACTGGTTCTGCGACGACACGCTGTGCCCGCCGATCATCGGAAACCTTTACGTCTACCGCGATCAGAACCACATCTCCAACGCCTACGCGCGAACCACCACCCCGCTTGTGTGGGAGAAGCTCAGAGAGATCTTCGACGCCCTGGAGATTCCGCACAACGGCGGCACCGATGCCACCGATGCCACCGATGCCACCGATGCCACCGATGCCACTGAAGCCACCGGCGAAAGCAGCCCGACCACGCCGCCTGCACCGG
- the rpsP gene encoding 30S ribosomal protein S16: MAVKIKLQRVGKIRNAQYRVVVADARTRRDGQVIENIGIYHPKEEPSLIRIDSERAQYWLGVGAQPTEPVAALLKVTGDWQKHKGLDGAEGTLKVADEKPSKLDLFNQALEEAAGGPTAEAITEKRKKAKEEAEAKAAAEAAAEAEAGEAAEAEAESDDAAEDAPAEEAEAEEN; encoded by the coding sequence ATGGCTGTCAAGATCAAGCTGCAGCGCGTGGGCAAGATCCGCAATGCCCAGTACCGTGTTGTCGTTGCCGATGCCCGCACCCGTCGCGACGGTCAGGTCATCGAGAACATCGGTATCTACCACCCGAAGGAAGAGCCGTCGCTCATCCGCATCGATTCCGAGCGTGCACAGTACTGGCTCGGCGTCGGCGCACAGCCGACGGAGCCGGTTGCGGCTCTGCTCAAGGTGACCGGCGACTGGCAGAAGCACAAGGGCCTCGACGGTGCAGAGGGCACCCTCAAGGTTGCTGATGAGAAGCCGTCCAAGCTCGACCTGTTCAACCAGGCTCTTGAGGAAGCTGCTGGCGGCCCGACCGCCGAGGCCATCACCGAGAAGCGCAAGAAGGCTAAGGAAGAGGCAGAGGCTAAGGCTGCTGCTGAGGCCGCCGCTGAAGCTGAGGCTGGAGAGGCAGCTGAGGCTGAGGCTGAGTCCGATGACGCTGCTGAGGACGCACCGGCTGAAGAGGCTGAGGCAGAAGAGAACTAG
- the rimM gene encoding ribosome maturation factor RimM (Essential for efficient processing of 16S rRNA) — protein sequence MEIRIGRVVKSHGVRGEVVVEPLADDEDIFFAEGEVLHGRQTGKERDLTIKSVRPHQKRLLVTFEEVADRTAADSLRGMQFFAEPLERDEDSDEYYDHELIGLKVLLDHAGGTHIGEVTGVMTMPNRKLLEVDYHGKEVLVPFVMDIVPEIDLDEGYLVITPPEGLLEL from the coding sequence ATGGAAATCAGGATTGGCAGGGTAGTGAAGTCCCATGGCGTGCGCGGCGAGGTCGTTGTGGAGCCGCTCGCGGACGACGAGGACATCTTCTTCGCCGAGGGCGAAGTTCTCCACGGCCGCCAGACGGGCAAGGAGCGTGACCTGACCATTAAGTCGGTGCGCCCGCACCAGAAGCGCCTGCTGGTCACGTTCGAGGAGGTTGCGGACCGCACTGCCGCCGATTCGCTGCGCGGCATGCAGTTCTTCGCCGAGCCGCTCGAGCGCGACGAGGACTCCGACGAGTACTACGACCACGAGCTCATCGGTCTGAAAGTGCTCCTTGACCATGCCGGAGGCACGCACATCGGCGAGGTCACGGGCGTGATGACCATGCCCAACCGCAAACTCCTCGAAGTGGATTACCACGGCAAAGAAGTGCTGGTGCCGTTCGTGATGGACATCGTGCCGGAGATCGACCTGGATGAGGGCTACCTGGTGATTACTCCGCCGGAGGGTCTGTTGGAGCTGTGA
- the trmD gene encoding tRNA (guanosine(37)-N1)-methyltransferase TrmD has product MRLDIITIFPEYLDPLRHALLGKAIEQGILSVGVHNLRDWATGNHKAVDDSPFGGGPGMVMLPEVWGQALDHVAQLPLSDGSAPQLHSATPHRNDKARHDDVAAVAPRPYQEERDYRDGEDPDAPLLLVPTPAGAPFTQADARAWSREEHIAIACGRYEGIDQRVFVDAAQRYRVREVSIGDYVLIGGEVAALVIAEAVTRLIPGVLGNTESHEEDSFSDGLLEGPSYTKPRQWRGLSAPEVLVSGDHGKIARWRRDEALRRTQQVRPELVDKLRAEGGLDGDDLFTLDARDVSTDIAVIMNAVAWEKSQGKVAKKLRRAGFMDAAVTVELQDQMCVVDNAVVTQYLQAEDGPLLDPVYRVVVEGRTALPLKDATQAVVNALPGVQYWYGTTTEKTARRFG; this is encoded by the coding sequence ATGAGACTGGACATCATCACGATCTTCCCCGAGTACCTCGACCCGCTGCGCCACGCGCTGCTGGGCAAAGCGATCGAGCAGGGGATCCTCTCCGTCGGCGTGCACAATCTGCGCGACTGGGCCACCGGCAACCACAAAGCGGTGGACGATTCGCCATTCGGTGGCGGCCCCGGCATGGTGATGCTCCCGGAAGTCTGGGGCCAAGCGCTCGATCACGTGGCGCAACTTCCGCTTAGCGACGGCAGCGCCCCCCAACTCCACTCCGCCACCCCGCACCGCAACGACAAAGCGCGCCATGACGACGTCGCCGCTGTGGCGCCGCGGCCGTACCAAGAGGAGCGGGACTACCGGGACGGCGAAGACCCGGATGCACCGCTTCTGCTCGTGCCCACTCCCGCCGGGGCGCCGTTCACGCAGGCGGATGCGCGGGCGTGGTCGCGCGAAGAGCACATTGCTATCGCCTGCGGGCGCTATGAAGGCATTGACCAGCGTGTGTTCGTGGACGCCGCGCAGCGCTACCGGGTGCGGGAGGTCTCCATCGGCGACTACGTGCTCATCGGTGGGGAAGTGGCGGCATTGGTCATCGCCGAGGCCGTGACGCGACTCATTCCCGGCGTGCTGGGCAACACCGAGAGCCACGAGGAAGACAGTTTCTCTGACGGCCTACTCGAGGGACCGTCCTACACTAAGCCGCGTCAGTGGCGGGGACTCTCGGCACCGGAGGTGCTGGTATCGGGAGACCACGGCAAGATCGCCCGGTGGCGCCGTGATGAGGCTTTGCGCAGGACGCAGCAGGTGCGGCCGGAACTCGTCGATAAGCTGCGCGCAGAAGGTGGGCTGGATGGAGATGACCTATTCACGCTCGATGCGCGGGATGTCTCCACCGACATCGCGGTGATCATGAATGCGGTCGCGTGGGAAAAGTCCCAGGGCAAAGTGGCGAAGAAGCTGCGCCGGGCGGGATTCATGGATGCCGCCGTGACAGTGGAGCTGCAGGATCAGATGTGTGTGGTGGACAATGCCGTCGTCACGCAATATTTGCAGGCTGAAGACGGCCCGCTGCTCGATCCGGTGTACCGCGTTGTTGTGGAGGGCCGCACGGCGCTGCCGCTGAAGGACGCGACTCAGGCCGTGGTCAACGCACTTCCCGGTGTCCAGTACTGGTACGGAACGACGACGGAGAAAACCGCACGGCGATTTGGGTGA
- the rplS gene encoding 50S ribosomal protein L19, with amino-acid sequence MSNGIIDKVDAGQLRDDIPDFRPGDTLGVHVKVIEGNVTRTQLFEGFVVRRQGSGIRETFTVRKISFGIGVERTFPVHSPNIDHIEVVRRGRVRRAKLYYMRDLRGKAARIKERR; translated from the coding sequence ATGTCTAACGGCATTATCGACAAGGTCGACGCAGGCCAGCTGCGCGATGACATCCCCGACTTCCGTCCCGGTGACACCCTGGGTGTCCACGTGAAGGTTATTGAGGGCAACGTTACCCGTACCCAGCTCTTCGAGGGCTTCGTGGTCCGCCGCCAGGGTTCTGGTATCCGCGAGACCTTCACTGTCCGCAAGATCTCCTTCGGCATCGGTGTGGAGCGTACCTTCCCGGTTCACTCCCCGAACATCGACCACATCGAGGTTGTCCGCCGCGGCCGTGTCCGCCGCGCGAAGCTGTACTACATGCGCGATTTGCGCGGTAAGGCAGCGCGCATCAAGGAGCGCCGCTAA